A genome region from Triticum aestivum cultivar Chinese Spring chromosome 2B, IWGSC CS RefSeq v2.1, whole genome shotgun sequence includes the following:
- the LOC123045463 gene encoding ATP-dependent RNA helicase A has product MADEYGRSGYGRSGAGDDYDNKTSNEGYDRREGGYNKSGADDYEQDRSSGRGGYNKSTGDDEYSGAGYKKSGGDDYDTGYNKQSSNEDYGRNKSGSDDYDRSAGGYKKSGGDDDEYSGGGYKKSGGDDEYSGGGYKKTGGDDDEYSGGGYKKSGGDDEYSGGGYKKSGGDDTEYGSSRDETEKYRKEEKEHKHKEHLGEIGTLASGAFAMYEKHQVKKDPENAHRHKIEEEVAAVAAVGSGGYAFHEHHEKKEYKESAEDGEDEESGRGEGKKKHHFFG; this is encoded by the exons ATGGCTGACGAGTACGGCCGCAGCGGCTACGGCAGGTCCGGTGCCGGCGACGACTACGACAACAAGACAAGCAACGAGGGCTACGACCGCCGCGAAGGTGGCTACAACAAGTCTGGCGCCGACGACTACGAGCAGGACCGCAGCAGTGGCCGCGGTGgctacaacaagtccaccggcgaCGACGAGTACAGCGGCGCCGGGTACAAGAAGTCCGGAGGCGACGACTACGACACCGGCTACAACAAGCAGTCCAGCAACGAGGACTACGGCCGCAACAAGTCCGGCAGTGACGACTACGATCGGAGCGCCGGCGGGTACAAGAAGTCCGGCGGCGACGACGATGAGTACAGCGGTGGCGGGTACAAGAAGTCGGGTGGCGACGACGAGTACAGCGGCGGCGGGTACAAGAAGACAGGTGGCGACGACGACGAGTACAGCGGTGGCGGGTACAAGAAGTCGGGTGGCGACGACGAGTACAGCGGCGGCGGGTACAAGAAGTCCGGCGGCGACGACACAGAGTACGGGTCGTCCAGGGACGAGACCGAGAAGTacaggaaggaggagaaggagcacAAGCACAAGGAGCACCTCGGCGAGATAGGCACCCTCGCCTCCGGCGCCTTCGCCATG tACGAGAAGCACCAGGTGAAGAAGGACCCGGAGAACGCGCACCGGCACAAGATCGAGGAGGAAGTGGCCGCGGTGGCGGCGGTTGGCAGCGGCGGGTACGCGTTCCACGAGCACCACGAGAAGAAGGAGTACAAGGAGTCGGCGGAGGACGGCGAGGACGAGGAGTCCGGTCGCGGCGAGGGGAAGAAGAAGCACCACTTCTTCGGCTAA